From the genome of Edaphobacter dinghuensis, one region includes:
- a CDS encoding secretin N-terminal domain-containing protein, with the protein MKLTNGILGMALALTLGTLGALAQSTPASAPAKPNDDTVQTFHLTNVVREPDGNEILVAIRNMISPTAKVDFVSSENAIIVRSSPDQLALVEKIIKDLDQPRKTYRLTYTFTEMDGSKSIGTQHFSMIVISGERTTLKQGSRTPIVTGSYDGGKSGTQTQVTYIDTGLNFDVLLDESADAIRLRSKVEQSSIADQVSGVGPQDPIIRQTVLQGTSFLTVGKPLVLGSLDIPGSTRRLDVAVEMNPIK; encoded by the coding sequence ATGAAACTTACAAACGGGATTCTGGGGATGGCCTTGGCCTTAACACTCGGTACGCTTGGCGCATTGGCGCAATCTACTCCTGCTTCCGCTCCTGCAAAGCCGAATGATGATACGGTCCAAACCTTTCACCTGACCAACGTCGTCCGTGAGCCCGATGGCAACGAGATCCTAGTCGCTATCCGCAACATGATCTCACCCACGGCCAAGGTGGACTTTGTTTCCAGCGAAAATGCCATCATTGTGCGCTCCAGCCCCGACCAGCTTGCGTTGGTAGAAAAGATCATCAAAGACCTTGATCAGCCAAGGAAGACTTATCGACTCACCTATACCTTTACCGAAATGGACGGGAGCAAGAGTATCGGAACTCAACATTTCTCAATGATTGTGATTTCGGGAGAGAGGACAACGCTGAAACAGGGCAGCAGAACACCGATTGTGACTGGGTCTTACGATGGAGGAAAATCGGGTACCCAGACACAAGTAACCTACATCGACACAGGTCTGAACTTCGACGTACTGCTGGATGAGTCCGCCGATGCCATAAGGCTGCGCTCCAAGGTGGAGCAATCGAGCATTGCGGATCAGGTTTCAGGCGTCGGACCGCAGGACCCGATCATCCGGCAGACCGTCCTGCAAGGGACATCGTTTCTGACCGTAGGCAAGCCGCTGGTGCTGGGATCGCTCGATATCCCCGGCAGCACAAGGCGTCTGGATGTCGCGGTAGAGATGAACCCTATCAAATAA
- a CDS encoding glycosyltransferase family 4 protein encodes MRIVQAVFGVFHHFELARELERRGHLEVIYSTWPWARLKREGLDHAKVKTFPWFHTTEMLMLRARIDSTWLRDQLGYTNALAFDEWTYKRIPPCDAFIALSGAGLKTGRLVQQRGGKFICDRGSSHQRYQEQLVADEYRRWGVDRPISDIRDTIREEKIYEMADLITVPSRFAARSFVESGVPVDKLRVIPYGVRLERFTRTGEPPADHFQVLFAGSVGLRKGVPYLLEAFAKLRHPAKRLRIVGALHPDLKTVLNRLPQENVEFLGSVKQETLAQYMSTSHVMVLPSLEEGLALVQGQALACGCPVLCSTNTGGEDLFTDGVEGFIVPIRDVTALTERMQQLADDPALQTRMSEAALRRVRSLGGWKDYGDQWETVLSNLIADRSV; translated from the coding sequence ATGCGAATTGTTCAGGCTGTCTTTGGCGTCTTTCATCACTTCGAACTCGCGCGCGAACTCGAGCGGCGTGGCCATCTCGAAGTCATCTATTCCACCTGGCCCTGGGCTCGGCTCAAACGCGAGGGCCTCGATCATGCCAAAGTAAAGACTTTTCCCTGGTTCCACACCACGGAGATGCTCATGCTGCGCGCCCGCATCGATTCGACCTGGCTGCGCGATCAACTGGGCTATACCAATGCGCTTGCCTTCGACGAGTGGACATACAAACGCATCCCTCCCTGTGACGCCTTCATCGCCCTCTCCGGTGCTGGACTCAAGACGGGACGGCTCGTTCAGCAGCGCGGCGGCAAGTTTATCTGCGATCGCGGCTCATCGCACCAGCGCTATCAGGAGCAGCTCGTCGCTGACGAATATCGCCGCTGGGGTGTCGATCGCCCCATCTCTGACATCCGCGACACCATTCGCGAAGAGAAGATCTACGAGATGGCGGACCTCATCACCGTTCCCTCACGCTTTGCTGCTCGTTCTTTTGTTGAAAGCGGTGTCCCTGTCGATAAGCTTCGAGTCATCCCCTACGGTGTGCGGCTTGAACGCTTCACTCGCACCGGCGAACCGCCAGCCGACCACTTTCAGGTTCTCTTCGCCGGCTCCGTCGGCCTGCGCAAAGGAGTTCCCTATCTACTCGAAGCCTTTGCGAAGTTGCGTCACCCGGCAAAGCGTCTTCGCATCGTGGGAGCGCTCCATCCTGACCTCAAGACCGTACTTAATCGTCTGCCACAGGAGAACGTGGAGTTTCTGGGTTCTGTCAAACAGGAGACGCTGGCCCAGTACATGAGCACCAGCCATGTCATGGTTCTTCCTAGTCTCGAAGAAGGTCTCGCTCTGGTTCAGGGCCAGGCCCTCGCTTGCGGCTGTCCTGTTCTCTGCTCCACCAACACCGGTGGCGAAGACCTCTTCACCGATGGCGTCGAAGGCTTCATCGTTCCCATACGCGACGTCACTGCTCTCACCGAGAGGATGCAGCAGTTGGCCGATGATCCGGCATTGCAGACAAGAATGAGTGAAGCTGCTCTTCGGCGCGTTCGGAGTCTTGGTGGTTGGAAAGACTACGGCGATCAGTGGGAGACTGTTCTCAGCAACCTTATCGCTGACCGCTCTGTTTGA
- the thiS gene encoding sulfur carrier protein ThiS, with product MPLTLVLNGQPRTFDTLSQPVSLDLVVVELGLKGDRVAVEHNGVIVPRSAWAQTSVTADDRLEVVHFVGGGSQS from the coding sequence ATGCCTCTTACGCTTGTTCTCAACGGTCAGCCCCGCACCTTCGATACTCTCTCCCAACCTGTAAGCCTTGATCTTGTCGTCGTAGAACTCGGGCTAAAGGGAGATCGCGTCGCGGTCGAGCACAATGGCGTGATTGTTCCACGGAGCGCGTGGGCACAGACGAGTGTTACGGCCGACGATCGACTGGAAGTCGTCCATTTTGTCGGCGGCGGTAGCCAGAGTTAA
- the pyrF gene encoding orotidine-5'-phosphate decarboxylase: protein MRPSPKDRLAVALDFPTAKAALDLVDQLSGTCQWFKVGMELYYATGNSLVETLRNRGFNVFLDLKLHDIPNTVAGGVRSATQAGASLLTIHASGGPAMMAAAAEAATGYGSPRLLAVTVLTSMDAAQLNATGVSSTPAEQVLRLAKLAQSSGVHGLVCSAEEVGTLRAELGDDALLVIPGIRPAGSEIGDQKRIATPHAAIERGASMLVVGRPITQAANPAEAAELILKEIEAAS, encoded by the coding sequence GTGCGCCCCTCTCCGAAAGATCGCCTCGCTGTCGCCCTCGACTTCCCCACTGCCAAAGCCGCTCTTGATCTGGTAGACCAGCTCTCCGGCACCTGCCAATGGTTCAAGGTCGGCATGGAGCTTTACTACGCAACTGGAAACAGCCTCGTTGAAACTCTCCGCAACCGAGGCTTTAATGTCTTTCTCGATCTCAAGCTCCACGATATCCCCAATACCGTTGCCGGAGGAGTTCGTTCGGCCACCCAGGCTGGAGCTTCTCTGTTGACCATCCATGCCTCCGGCGGTCCAGCGATGATGGCTGCCGCAGCGGAGGCTGCAACCGGCTACGGTTCGCCCCGGCTACTCGCAGTGACCGTTCTTACCAGCATGGACGCCGCCCAACTCAACGCTACAGGTGTCAGCTCCACTCCTGCCGAGCAGGTTCTGCGTCTGGCAAAGCTGGCGCAGAGCTCAGGCGTCCACGGCCTTGTATGCTCCGCCGAAGAGGTTGGTACGCTACGAGCTGAGCTTGGCGACGACGCTCTGCTAGTGATTCCCGGAATTCGGCCAGCAGGCAGCGAGATCGGCGATCAGAAGCGCATTGCCACTCCCCATGCCGCGATTGAGCGTGGAGCTTCCATGTTGGTGGTCGGTCGTCCTATCACTCAGGCTGCTAATCCTGCCGAAGCCGCCGAATTGATCCTTAAAGAGATCGAAGCTGCCAGTTAG
- the thiD gene encoding bifunctional hydroxymethylpyrimidine kinase/phosphomethylpyrimidine kinase — translation MRTVLTIAGFDPSSGAGVSADLMVFAAHGLFGTSCITSLTVQSTVEVLAAHPIRPETVRATLHCLHGDLPAAGIKIGMLATEETVAAVADFLSEIKDRGDRVPVVLDPVLKSSSGRELLEEDGVRTMRERLLPLVDWVTPNIDELEILTGRRVKERGDLPGAARGLQQEFGNLSVFATGGHMKPPDDFLLTAEGGTWWLPGVRVDSTSTHGTGCALSSALLSGLVLGKSAYEAAVGAKIYVAEAIRTAPGLGHGHGPLNHLWPLV, via the coding sequence ATGCGTACCGTACTGACGATTGCCGGGTTCGATCCTTCCTCGGGCGCCGGAGTGTCGGCAGACCTGATGGTGTTTGCGGCGCACGGCCTTTTTGGCACTTCGTGCATCACCAGCTTGACGGTACAGTCGACGGTTGAAGTACTGGCAGCGCATCCAATCCGCCCTGAGACGGTGCGTGCTACGCTCCACTGCCTGCATGGCGACCTGCCTGCTGCCGGTATCAAAATTGGGATGCTGGCGACGGAGGAGACCGTTGCCGCAGTGGCCGACTTTTTGAGTGAGATAAAGGACAGAGGGGACCGGGTTCCCGTGGTGCTGGATCCTGTGCTCAAGTCCAGCTCGGGAAGGGAACTACTTGAAGAAGATGGAGTTAGAACTATGCGGGAGAGGTTATTACCGCTGGTCGACTGGGTGACTCCTAATATAGATGAGCTGGAGATATTGACGGGAAGACGGGTAAAGGAGCGTGGGGACCTGCCCGGAGCAGCGCGGGGATTACAGCAAGAGTTCGGCAACTTGAGCGTCTTTGCGACCGGGGGGCACATGAAGCCGCCGGATGATTTTCTGCTCACTGCGGAGGGCGGGACATGGTGGCTGCCGGGAGTGCGCGTCGATTCGACCTCGACCCATGGGACGGGCTGTGCGCTTTCGAGTGCGCTGCTGAGCGGACTGGTTCTGGGCAAGAGCGCTTATGAGGCAGCGGTGGGAGCAAAGATCTATGTCGCCGAGGCGATTCGAACCGCTCCCGGACTGGGGCATGGGCATGGGCCATTGAATCATCTTTGGCCACTGGTGTGA
- a CDS encoding tetratricopeptide repeat protein has product MEELFLRCLRDRRKKRAHLSLDRFAALLLGATLLAVSLPLTAHAQQDEFKRAVELTQAGHLHDAELAWRELARTHPTSAEVHSGLGVVLAQQGNLQEATTEYKRALALNPKLKGISFNLGLSEFKQGHFTAAIKPLMAAEAEDPQDNRSGLLLGMSYFGLHDYAKAVPYLQTSSSSDPSNIELHTVLAQSCLWSAQYTCAMAEYKAILSANPDSVQAHMLLGQALDSLNKHSEAITELETAAHIAPAEPNVHFELGYLYYAAHDYEHAEPQFELELKNNAENAQALTYLADIKIRSNDDTAAEALLVKAIQLQNNIRLAYLDLGIVYANQKKNRDAIKALIRAEELDPKEPDAHYRLGRVYMAQGEKQKANQEFLKTKELHNQTTESLIQKVTGSEGRPSSAQ; this is encoded by the coding sequence ATGGAAGAGTTATTTCTAAGATGTCTTCGAGACCGACGAAAAAAGAGGGCTCATCTTAGTCTGGATAGATTTGCCGCGCTCTTGCTTGGAGCAACGCTTCTGGCTGTTTCCTTACCTCTAACGGCACATGCACAGCAGGACGAGTTCAAACGTGCGGTCGAACTAACCCAGGCTGGACATCTGCACGATGCCGAGTTAGCGTGGCGCGAGTTGGCTCGAACACATCCGACGAGCGCAGAGGTGCACTCGGGGCTGGGAGTTGTTCTTGCACAGCAGGGCAACCTACAAGAAGCGACTACCGAATACAAGCGAGCGTTGGCACTTAATCCAAAGTTAAAGGGAATCTCGTTCAACCTTGGACTTTCTGAGTTCAAGCAAGGACACTTCACCGCAGCGATTAAGCCATTGATGGCTGCCGAGGCAGAAGACCCACAGGATAACCGTAGTGGGTTGTTACTTGGGATGAGTTACTTTGGCTTACATGACTATGCGAAGGCCGTACCGTATCTACAGACCTCGAGTTCCTCTGATCCGTCCAATATCGAGTTACATACGGTGTTAGCGCAGAGTTGCCTGTGGAGCGCGCAATATACCTGCGCGATGGCGGAGTACAAAGCTATTTTGAGTGCGAATCCTGACTCTGTGCAAGCCCATATGCTGCTTGGACAGGCACTGGACAGCTTGAATAAACATTCTGAGGCAATCACGGAATTAGAGACCGCAGCTCACATTGCTCCTGCAGAGCCGAACGTTCACTTTGAGCTTGGTTATCTCTACTACGCGGCTCATGACTATGAGCACGCTGAGCCGCAATTTGAGCTTGAGTTGAAGAATAATGCGGAGAATGCTCAGGCTTTAACCTATCTGGCTGATATCAAAATACGTAGCAATGATGATACGGCGGCTGAAGCTTTGTTGGTCAAAGCTATCCAATTACAAAACAATATCCGACTCGCTTATTTAGACCTTGGAATTGTGTATGCCAATCAGAAGAAGAATCGGGATGCGATCAAAGCCCTTATTCGTGCTGAAGAGCTCGATCCTAAGGAGCCGGATGCTCATTACAGGCTAGGACGCGTTTACATGGCTCAGGGCGAAAAGCAAAAGGCCAATCAGGAGTTTCTGAAGACGAAAGAGCTGCATAACCAGACGACAGAGTCGTTGATTCAGAAAGTAACTGGAAGCGAAGGCCGGCCTTCATCAGCGCAGTAA
- a CDS encoding glycoside hydrolase family 3 C-terminal domain-containing protein: MKRFSIAVLALVSASTFAQSKPPAYLDPSLPAAVRAHDVVSKMTLDEKASQLEDWATAIPRLGIPDYQTWSEALHGVANSGFATVFPQAIGMAATWDPSMVHAMGSVISIEGRAKYNEAQREGNHRIFYGLTFWSPNINIFRDPRWGRGQETYGEDPFLTSRMGDAFVEGVQGDDPAHPVAIATAKHFAVHSGPESLRHVFNVDVSPRDLEETYLAAFRSLVVDGHVKSVMCAYNAIDGTAACANKMLLQDHLRGAWGFKGFVVSDCAAIVDVTHGHHNAPDIMHSAAISIEAGTDLSCSIWSPGFNTLADAVRKGVVSEDLLTRSAERLYTGRFELGMFGMPGSNPYDKIPFSDDASEQHRQAALKAAEESMVLLKNNGILPLRPTVKNIAVVGPTADLLASLEGNYNGVALHPVSPLDGVAKQFPEAKIHYAQGSMLADGVGVPVPRTVFGPGLRTEYFATTDWTGKPVAVSTEPEVQSDWRDAMPNPEIHTHNYSVRWSGKMSAPAAGKYTFIFEGGSNFPYSPKESYRFMLDGKVLSEGSLDGGKLNMGAFTVAKGASPTAPPVMTGSRPARIEVTFDDTRPHDFQLEYSHSGDQAGGSAVLKWETPAQVQVDEAVAAAKASDVVLAFVGLSPQLEGEEMPIKIKGFDGGDRTSIDLPESQKQMLEAVAATGKPVIVVSLSGSALALSWAKEHAAAILQAWYPGVDGGTAIARTLAGENNPAGRLPVTFYASTDDLPAFTDYSMKNRTYRYFTGKPLWGFGYGLSYSNFRYGAVKLSSSSVAAGQPLTATVSVTNTSARAGDEVIEAYLKTPQVGGPERSLVGFQRVRLKAGESRQVSLELSPRSLSSVDDKGQRSILAGEYKLSVGSAQPMETMHKSEATFSIHGTVELPK; this comes from the coding sequence ATGAAACGATTTAGTATTGCTGTTCTTGCACTTGTATCCGCGTCTACTTTTGCTCAATCGAAGCCTCCCGCTTACCTCGATCCGTCGTTGCCGGCGGCTGTGCGCGCCCACGATGTGGTCTCGAAGATGACGCTTGATGAAAAGGCTTCGCAGCTGGAAGATTGGGCGACGGCGATCCCGCGGCTGGGAATACCGGACTATCAGACGTGGAGTGAGGCCTTACATGGAGTGGCGAACTCGGGATTTGCCACCGTATTTCCGCAGGCAATTGGCATGGCGGCGACATGGGACCCTTCGATGGTACATGCGATGGGGAGCGTCATCTCGATTGAAGGACGCGCCAAATACAACGAGGCGCAGCGCGAGGGCAACCATCGCATCTTCTATGGGCTGACCTTCTGGTCGCCGAATATCAATATTTTTCGCGACCCGCGTTGGGGACGCGGACAAGAGACGTACGGCGAAGATCCGTTTTTGACCAGTCGCATGGGCGACGCATTTGTCGAGGGGGTGCAGGGGGACGATCCTGCGCATCCGGTTGCAATTGCCACAGCCAAACATTTTGCGGTGCACAGCGGGCCGGAGTCGCTGCGGCATGTCTTCAATGTCGATGTCAGCCCGCGCGATCTGGAAGAGACTTATCTGGCTGCGTTCCGCTCGCTGGTTGTGGACGGCCATGTGAAGTCGGTGATGTGCGCTTACAACGCTATTGATGGCACCGCTGCATGCGCCAACAAGATGCTGCTGCAAGACCATCTGCGCGGAGCGTGGGGTTTCAAGGGCTTTGTTGTATCGGACTGTGCTGCCATCGTCGACGTCACGCATGGGCATCACAATGCACCGGACATTATGCACTCCGCAGCCATCTCTATCGAAGCGGGTACTGACTTGTCGTGCAGCATATGGTCGCCGGGATTTAATACGCTTGCCGACGCTGTTCGCAAAGGCGTAGTTTCTGAAGATCTTTTGACACGTTCAGCAGAGCGCCTGTACACGGGGCGTTTTGAGCTTGGCATGTTTGGCATGCCGGGATCGAATCCCTACGACAAGATACCGTTTTCCGATGACGCCTCCGAGCAACATCGCCAGGCTGCCTTGAAGGCTGCAGAAGAGTCGATGGTGTTGTTAAAGAACAACGGCATCCTGCCCTTGCGGCCGACGGTGAAGAATATCGCTGTGGTTGGGCCGACCGCTGACCTGTTGGCTTCCTTGGAGGGAAATTACAACGGCGTGGCGCTGCACCCAGTCTCTCCGCTTGATGGTGTTGCCAAACAATTTCCTGAAGCGAAGATCCACTATGCGCAGGGCTCCATGTTGGCAGACGGAGTTGGAGTGCCGGTGCCGCGAACGGTCTTTGGCCCTGGACTGCGCACCGAATACTTCGCCACCACTGACTGGACAGGAAAGCCGGTTGCAGTGAGCACAGAGCCTGAGGTTCAGTCCGACTGGCGCGATGCCATGCCGAATCCAGAGATTCATACTCACAACTACTCTGTTCGCTGGAGCGGCAAGATGAGCGCACCGGCAGCAGGGAAGTACACGTTCATCTTTGAGGGTGGGTCGAACTTTCCCTACTCGCCAAAAGAGTCGTACCGATTCATGCTCGATGGCAAGGTGCTCTCGGAAGGAAGTCTTGATGGCGGCAAGCTGAACATGGGAGCGTTCACTGTGGCCAAGGGAGCGTCACCGACGGCACCTCCGGTGATGACCGGCTCTCGCCCGGCGCGAATCGAAGTCACCTTCGACGACACGAGGCCGCATGACTTCCAGCTTGAATATAGCCATTCTGGCGATCAGGCCGGAGGAAGCGCTGTGCTCAAGTGGGAGACTCCTGCTCAGGTTCAGGTAGATGAAGCGGTTGCCGCGGCAAAGGCATCTGACGTTGTGCTTGCCTTTGTCGGGCTTTCGCCACAACTGGAAGGCGAAGAGATGCCCATCAAGATTAAGGGCTTCGATGGTGGAGACCGTACCAGTATTGATCTTCCTGAATCGCAGAAGCAGATGCTCGAAGCTGTGGCTGCGACAGGAAAACCGGTGATCGTCGTCTCACTGAGCGGAAGTGCGCTGGCTCTATCCTGGGCAAAAGAACATGCTGCGGCGATTCTGCAGGCATGGTATCCAGGAGTCGATGGAGGCACGGCAATTGCGCGCACACTGGCAGGCGAGAATAATCCAGCTGGTCGCCTGCCAGTCACCTTCTATGCAAGTACAGATGACCTGCCAGCCTTTACCGACTACTCCATGAAGAATCGGACCTATCGCTACTTTACCGGCAAGCCGCTTTGGGGATTTGGCTATGGCTTGAGCTACTCTAACTTCCGCTATGGAGCGGTGAAGTTATCGTCTTCTTCCGTAGCCGCAGGACAGCCGCTGACTGCTACCGTCAGCGTGACGAATACCAGCGCAAGGGCGGGCGATGAGGTCATCGAAGCATATCTCAAAACACCACAGGTCGGTGGCCCCGAACGATCGTTGGTTGGATTCCAGAGAGTTCGTCTGAAAGCCGGCGAAAGCCGCCAGGTCTCTTTGGAGCTAAGCCCGCGTTCGCTTTCGAGTGTCGACGATAAAGGACAGCGCTCTATTCTTGCCGGTGAATACAAGCTGAGCGTGGGATCTGCACAGCCGATGGAGACAATGCATAAGTCAGAGGCAACCTTCAGCATTCATGGGACGGTCGAGCTTCCAAAATAA
- a CDS encoding RNA polymerase sigma factor, producing MASFEGYSLALASMEIARSEVDLAALVETYSALLFRVAHSVLRSRTEAEDVVQDAFVRVLEHRRSLPEIRDMRVWLVRIAWNLALDRRRRIRPEQLDEVFIGTLAANSVPADKALDEAQRMHAVLREMERLPKGERHVLLLSAIEELETAEMAEVLGRSESAVRALLFRARTRLRERLEKGEHRR from the coding sequence ATGGCGTCGTTCGAGGGATACAGTTTGGCTTTGGCTTCCATGGAGATTGCGAGGTCGGAGGTCGATCTCGCTGCTCTGGTGGAGACATACTCTGCACTCCTGTTTAGGGTAGCTCATTCTGTCCTGCGTAGCCGGACAGAGGCCGAAGACGTGGTGCAGGACGCCTTTGTCCGTGTTCTTGAGCATCGTCGCTCCCTTCCCGAAATCCGCGACATGAGGGTATGGCTGGTCCGCATTGCGTGGAACCTCGCCCTCGACCGCCGTCGCCGCATACGACCAGAGCAGTTGGACGAGGTCTTTATCGGTACGCTTGCCGCAAACAGCGTCCCTGCCGACAAGGCACTCGACGAAGCGCAACGGATGCACGCCGTCCTTCGCGAGATGGAGAGACTTCCCAAAGGGGAGCGGCACGTCCTTCTGCTCTCCGCAATCGAAGAGTTGGAAACAGCAGAGATGGCAGAGGTATTGGGCCGAAGCGAGTCGGCGGTTCGCGCATTACTCTTTCGCGCGCGGACACGGCTGCGCGAACGGCTGGAGAAAGGAGAGCACAGACGATGA
- a CDS encoding septal ring lytic transglycosylase RlpA family protein yields MKLIPSTIRDRKVTLMKGGVVVVTLMMAFGVASAASDPAPATKGSATQTGQKAKTHHWYQIGEASWYGTRFQGHTTANGEPFNMYALTCAHRSLPLGSWIRVTNLRNHKSIFVRVNDRGPMPDDRIVDLSYAAARAVGIHGLAKVKLEPVRGGDPKLAQELLAQLQIPVMPNGRYGQ; encoded by the coding sequence ATGAAACTGATTCCTTCCACAATACGCGACCGCAAGGTCACTTTGATGAAAGGCGGAGTTGTCGTCGTCACATTGATGATGGCCTTCGGTGTCGCTTCAGCAGCAAGCGATCCTGCTCCGGCTACAAAAGGATCTGCAACCCAGACCGGGCAGAAGGCAAAGACGCACCACTGGTATCAGATTGGAGAGGCTTCCTGGTATGGCACCCGCTTCCAGGGCCATACTACCGCCAACGGCGAACCCTTCAATATGTATGCCCTCACCTGTGCCCACCGCAGCCTGCCCCTCGGCAGCTGGATCAGGGTTACCAATCTCAGAAACCACAAATCCATCTTCGTCCGCGTGAACGATCGCGGCCCGATGCCTGACGACCGTATCGTCGATCTCTCCTACGCCGCTGCTCGCGCTGTAGGTATTCACGGGTTAGCCAAGGTCAAGCTCGAGCCGGTACGCGGAGGCGACCCCAAGCTCGCCCAAGAGCTTCTGGCCCAGCTCCAGATCCCGGTCATGCCGAACGGCCGCTATGGCCAATAG